A genomic segment from Gossypium hirsutum isolate 1008001.06 chromosome D04, Gossypium_hirsutum_v2.1, whole genome shotgun sequence encodes:
- the LOC107925965 gene encoding ADP-ribosylation factor 1 isoform X1 translates to MGLTFTKLFSRLFAKKEMRILMVGLDAAGKTTILYKLKLGEIVTTIPTIGFNVETVEYKNISFTVWDVGGQDKIRPLWRHYFQNTQGLIFVVDSNDRDRVVEARDELHRMLNEDELRDAVLLVFANKQDLPNAMNAAEITDKLGLHSLRQRHWYIQSTCATSGEGLYEGLDWLSSNIASKASP, encoded by the exons ATGGGGCTGACATTTACAAAGCTCTTTAGCCGGCTTTTTGCCAAGAAAGAGATGCGTATTTTAATGGTGGGTCTTGATGCAGCTGGTAAAACCACCATTTTGTACAAGCTCAAGCTCGGCGAAATCGTCACCACAATCCCCACCATTG GATTCAATGTTGAGACTGTGGAATACAAGAACATCAGCTTCACTGTTTGGGATGTTGGTGGTCAGGACAAG ATTCGTCCTTTATGGAGGCACTATTTCCAGAATACTCAGGGTCTCATTTTCGTGGTGGATAGCAACGACAGGGACCGTGTTGTTGAGGCAAGAGATGAGTTGCACAGGATGTTGAATGAG GATGAACTGAGAGATGCTGTTTTGCTTGTATTTGCCAACAAGCAAGATCTTCCCAATGCAATGAATGCTGCCGAAATAACTGATAAGCTTGGTCTTCATTCTCTCCGTCAGCGCCACTG GTATATCCAGAGTACGTGTGCAACTTCTGGGGAAGGCCTCTATGAGGGCCTTGATTGGCTTTCCAGCAACATTGCTAGTAAGGCAAGTCCATGA
- the LOC107925965 gene encoding ADP-ribosylation factor 1 isoform X2 yields the protein MGLTFTKLFSRLFAKKEMRILMVGLDAAGKTTILYKLKLGEIVTTIPTIGFNVETVEYKNISFTVWDVGGQDKIRPLWRHYFQNTQGLIFVVDSNDRDRVVEARDELHRMLNEDELRDAVLLVFANKQDLPNAMNAAEITDKLGLHSLRQRHWYIQSTCATSGEGLYEGLDWLSSNIASKA from the exons ATGGGGCTGACATTTACAAAGCTCTTTAGCCGGCTTTTTGCCAAGAAAGAGATGCGTATTTTAATGGTGGGTCTTGATGCAGCTGGTAAAACCACCATTTTGTACAAGCTCAAGCTCGGCGAAATCGTCACCACAATCCCCACCATTG GATTCAATGTTGAGACTGTGGAATACAAGAACATCAGCTTCACTGTTTGGGATGTTGGTGGTCAGGACAAG ATTCGTCCTTTATGGAGGCACTATTTCCAGAATACTCAGGGTCTCATTTTCGTGGTGGATAGCAACGACAGGGACCGTGTTGTTGAGGCAAGAGATGAGTTGCACAGGATGTTGAATGAG GATGAACTGAGAGATGCTGTTTTGCTTGTATTTGCCAACAAGCAAGATCTTCCCAATGCAATGAATGCTGCCGAAATAACTGATAAGCTTGGTCTTCATTCTCTCCGTCAGCGCCACTG GTATATCCAGAGTACGTGTGCAACTTCTGGGGAAGGCCTCTATGAGGGCCTTGATTGGCTTTCCAGCAACATTGCTAGTAAG GCATGA
- the LOC107925980 gene encoding 50S ribosomal protein L12, chloroplastic: protein MASSTLSTTLSLRLPSYPPPTSSYPTHPPLFKTPSLQFPPRSATPPNLTHRSTALLPLNATAAPEKIGKLGTEISNLTLEEARTLVDYLQEKLGVSAAAFSPAAVPVAAPGVADAGETVVEEKTEFDVVIEEVPSNARIAVIKSVRALTNLALKEAKELIEGLPKKFKGGVSKEEADDAKKQLEEAGAKVSMA, encoded by the coding sequence atggctTCTTCTACTCTCTCAACAACACTTTCTCTCCGTTTACCCTCTTATCCTCCACCCACTTCCTCTTATCCTACGCACCCTCCCCTTTTCAAAACCCCTTCTCTCCAATTCCCTCCCCGTTCCGCCACTCCTCCTAACCTCACCCACCGTTCCACCGCCCTCCTCCCTCTCAATGCCACTGCCGCGCCCGAAAAAATCGGAAAACTCGGCACCGAAATCTCCAACCTAACCCTCGAGGAAGCCCGCACCCTTGTCGACTACCTTCAAGAGAAACTCGGCGTCTCCGCCGCCGCTTTCTCCCCCGCAGCCGTTCCAGTTGCCGCCCCCGGTGTTGCCGATGCCGGAGAGACTGTTGTCGAAGAGAAGACTGAGTTCGATGTAGTGATCGAGGAGGTTCCTAGCAATGCCAGGATTGCGGTGATTAAATCCGTTAGGGCTCTGACAAATTTAGCTTTGAAAGAAGCGAAAGAGTTAATTGAAGGTTTGCCCAAGAAGTTCAAAGGAGGAGTTTCGAAGGAGGAAGCCGATGATGCCAAGAAACAACTTGAAGAAGCTGGAGCTAAAGTTTCCATGGCTTAG
- the LOC107926063 gene encoding uncharacterized protein, which yields MEAFEKPTETLTRDKSLDQDANEGSKAGGLTVERSWENGFRVSINGKGGSCVDEDGEGLEDSELNGVSSLLQMKGSVRNIDVNGGRSDSGEGFGTLLGAVDESKEIGAENVLPNDDDEMVELDEKHNGGKMMMNEIDDDDDDGDGGGGGVGGEFSAGYFVWGKIKSHPWWPGQVYNPTDASDYAVKMRQKGRLLVAYFGDSSFAWCLPSQLRPFEENFEDMSKLSSSKNFVNAVRTSVDEIGRLVESKMTCSCVPKENCIGLDRPLAANAGIKEGVLVPEGGFGKVSVGLFEPKEVLGKLKQISQAVSTCNLLECAVLKGWLSAFNRSIGHIGMPVYYEPLSILDVEENVRTLVVDMSDYSEAVGIPITGLVEEDWISSSSCPKSGQGSRTLLRSLDISEDAMYHRRKQKSIAEILKGDLDVQAHKVSKSSKPASSSRRKKTKGNDKVNGDGGSDSSFVPRKGKGNELSGLNAEVDFIGANEGMDKVYSSRGRKTKIKQASDNDGDNRGKEDTDNQPVSTKRKLNVGSVIRRIDAETKDLFESGSFTRERKKSKYLSPPYTSSTGKLRKADIEDESVEVSSDTRFGETMSKATDNLVTGKGNEVPEEVHAEQEALNESNFLTPKRYLNQMNDLAKVEIPANEVLVEVRSMALSPQYQRKNSSFEFVVEFLSVFRSSVYRDGSDYKIYNQFEHQKRRKSPDFSTVSLGSNRSMAGHVPSGYKSHKKKVGKNEETKMGESKPRQATRASLKKTEKPKAYTPKRKQTAIAAAGNDLPAALFVTFGPGSSLPTKDDLIRIYSRYGALDMEDTDMFFSNFCARVVFLRTSDAEQAFSSSQNDSPFGSANVSFRLRLHQAASAHNKTEIPSAKKPSLAKEKSTKSLAPGNLELNYIKQKLETLTSMLETSEETMSSEAKSKIQSEIKGLLEMVNTMVESSSS from the coding sequence ATGGAAGCTTTTGAAAAGCCAACTGAAACCCTTACTAGGGATAAGTCTTTAGACCAAGATGCTAATGAAGGTTCTAAAGCTGGTGGGTTAACGGTTGAAAGATCATGGGAAAATGGTTTTAGGGTTTCTATAAATGGAAAGGGAGGTTCTTGTGTTGATGAAGATGGTGAGGGACTTGAGGATTCTGAATTGAATGGGGTTTCTTCTTTGTTACAAATGAAAGGAAGTGTTAGGAACATTGATGTTAATGGTGGAAGGAGTGATAGTGGTGAAGGGTTTGGCACTCTTTTAGGTGCTGTTGATGAAAGTAAAGAAATTGGTGCTGAAAATGTATTACCAAATGATGACGATGAAATGGTGGAATTGGATGAGAAACACAATGGTGGGAAGATGATGATGAATGAAATAGATGACGACGACGACGAtggtgatggtggtggtggtggtgttgGTGGTGAGTTCTCTGCCGGTTATTTTGTATGGGGTAAGATTAAGAGTCATCCATGGTGGCCGGGGCAGGTCTATAATCCAACTGATGCTTCAGATTATGCGGTGAAAATGCGACAGAAGGGAAGACTCCTTGTTGCATACTTTGGGGATAGTTCGTTTGCGTGGTGCCTTCCGTCTCAGTTGAGGCCTTTTGAGGAGAATTTTGAGGATATGTCGAAGTTGAGTAGCTCTAAGAACTTTGTCAATGCTGTACGGACTTCTGTTGATGAAATCGGCCGACTTGTTGAGTCGAAGATGACTTGCTCGTGCGTTCCGAAGGAGAATTGTATCGGACTCGACCGACCTTTAGCTGCAAATGCTGGGATAAAGGAAGGAGTTCTTGTGCCTGAAGGTGGATTTGGAAAGGTCTCAGTTGGTCTCTTTGAGCCAAAAGAAGTTCTTGGTAAATTGAAACAAATTTCGCAGGCTGTTTCTACATGTAATTTGCTTGAATGTGCAGTGTTGAAGGGTTGGCTTTCAGCTTTTAATCGATCAATAGGGCATATTGGAATGCCGGTGTACTATGAACCCCTGTCCATACTGGATGTTGAAGAAAATGTTAGAACTCTTGTTGTGGACATGAGTGATTATAGTGAGGCAGTGGGAATCCCAATCACGGGGCTGGTCGAAGAAGATTGGATTTCTTCTTCGTCCTGTCCAAAATCTGGCCAAGGCAGTCGGACTTTGTTGAGGAGTCTGGATATTTCGGAGGATGCCATGTATCACAGGAGGAAGCAGAAAAGcattgctgaaattttaaaaggTGATTTAGATGTACAGGCTCATAAGGTCTCAAAGTCCAGCAAACCAGCATCCTCATCTCGGAGAAAAAAGACGAAAGGCAATGATAAAGTTAATGGTGATGGTGGAAGTGATTCGAGTTTCGTACCAAGAAAGGGGAAGGGAAATGAGCTTTCAGGATTAAATGCTGAAGTTGATTTCATTGGGGCCAATGAAGGAATGGATAAGGTTTATTCATCAAGGGGAAGGAAAACAAAGATTAAACAAGCAAGCGATAATGACGGTGATAATCGGGGCAAAGAAGATACTGATAACCAACCTGTTTCGACTAAAAGGAAATTGAATGTTGGTTCTGTTATCAGAAGGATTGATGCTGAAACTAAGGACCTATTCGAGAGTGGTTCTTTTACtagagaaaggaagaaaagcAAGTACTTATCTCCTCCTTACACAAGTTCAACTGGGAAGCTAAGGAAAGCCGACATAGAAGATGAATCTGTAGAGGTTTCCAGTGACACCCGATTCGGGGAGACAATGAGCAAGGCTACTGACAACCTTGTTACGGGTAAAGGGAATGAAGTCCCTGAAGAAGTTCATGCAGAGCAAGAAGCCTTGAATGAATCGAATTTTCTTACACCTAAACGATACCTGAATCAGATGAATGATCTTGCAAAAGTTGAAATTCCTGCTAATGAAGTTCTAGTTGAAGTCCGATCCATGGCTCTTAGTCCTCAATATCAAAGGAAAAACAGCTCTTTTGAATTTGTTGTGGAGTTTTTATCTGTATTTAGAAGCTCTGTTTATCGAGATGGATCTGACTACAAAATATATAATCAGTTCGAGCATCAGAAAAGGAGAAAATCTCCGGACTTTTCTACTGTGTCATTGGGAAGCAACCGATCTATGGCTGGTCATGTTCCCTCTGGATATAAATCCCATAAGAAAAAAGTTGGAAAGAATGAAGAAACAAAGATGGGTGAATCCAAACCCAGACAAGCAACCAGGGCGTCACTGAAGAAAACTGAGAAACCGAAGGCATATACTCCTAAAAGGAAGCAAACTGCCATTGCTGCAGCTGGAAATGATTTACCTGCTGCCCTCTTTGTGACATTCGGCCCTGGATCCTCATTGCCTACAAAGGACGATCTTATCCGAATATACAGCAGATATGGAGCTTTAGACATGGAGGACACTGATATGTTCTTCAGTAATTTCTGTGCTCGTGTTGTCTTCTTAAGAACCTCCGACGCCGAACAAGCCTTCAGCAGTTCACAAAATGATAGTCCTTTTGGATCTGCCAATGTCAGTTTTCGGCTTCGACTTCACCAGGCTGCATCAGCTCATAACAAGACGGAAATACCAAGTGCCAAAAAACCTTCTCTAGCAAAGGAAAAATCAACAAAGTCTTTGGCACCTGGAAATTTGGAGCTGAACTACATAAAGCAGAAGCTCGAGACGCTGACATCAATGCTGGAGACATCAGAGGAAACAATGTCATCAGAGGCTAAATCCAAAATACAGAGCGAGATAAAAGGGCTGTTGGAGATGGTAAACACAATGGTTGAATCATCATCATCTTAG